Proteins encoded together in one Prunus dulcis chromosome 3, ALMONDv2, whole genome shotgun sequence window:
- the LOC117621876 gene encoding wall-associated receptor kinase-like 1 encodes MQSQALHMMLLLLIFLVLLIICTCAAAAAQEVYYPTAKPDCNETCGDVLIPYPFGIGRTDCYLDDWFEIECSNNLSSKTTSSAPHYKPVLKRAQLEVLNISIGGTLQVNSPVTKFCNETGSPQLANLTGSPFVYSQEKNRFTAVSCGFLAGMVSAEFVVGGCRSVCDHRKSTACDIGINCCQTTIPPYLTMMNASIPYQGETRNPDCDDYAFLVDKDWFERSSSAHAVKSRRHVPVVLEWNIINSTSSFALFGSYVTENFDPYYYNNYNYYNDTVASFCNIYTLDSNNRSTLSCYCPYGFEGNPYLLETCQGLGAGLGLLLLLVGAWLGYRFLKKRHTMKRREMFFKRNGGLLLEKQLSSGEVNVEKIKLFKSKELEKSTDNFNTDRILGQGGQGTVYKGMMTDGRIVAVKKSKIVDESQLSDFINEVVILSQINHRNVVQLLGCCLETEVPILVYEFIPNGNLSQYIHEQNEEFPLTWEVRLRIALEVAGALSYLHASAAFPIYHRDIKSSNILLDAKYRAKVADFGTSRSVAIDQTHLTTLVHGTFGYLDPEYFQSSQFTEKSDVYSFGVVLVELLTGQKPISFRRSQEEGKSLATYFITSMQLDRLFEILDAEVVQGGSKADIILVANLARRCLNLSGRKRPTMREVTAELEGIQMSEKTSNGGQNYEEVEYVRTDPTEPWDVASSSTGTGPGLDGGPSSSLHEIPLLPYKSW; translated from the exons ATGCAATCGCAAGCACTTCATATGATGCTCTTATTATTAATATTCCTCGTGTTGTTGATCATATGTACATGTGCAGCAGCTGCAGCACAAGAGGTTTATTATCCGACAGCGAAGCCGGACTGCAACGAGACATGCGGAGACGTCTTGATCCCCTACCCTTTTGGAATTGGACGCACAGATTGCTACTTAGACGACTGGTTTGAAATCGAGTGCAGCAACAACCTGTCTTCTAAAACTACCAGCTCTGCTCCTCATTACAAGCCTGTTTTGAAGCGAGCCCAACTGGAGGTGCTGAATATTTCTATTGGAGGCACGCTTCAGGTGAACAGCCCCGTTACCAAATTCTGCAACGAAACTGGAAGTCCCCAATTGGCCAATTTGACCGGCAGCCCTTTCGTCTACTCTCAGGAAAAAAACAGATTCACTGCAGTTAGCTGCGGCTTCCTTGCCGGGATGGTATCAGCAGAGTTTGTGGTTGGTGGCTGCAGGTCAGTTTGTGATCATCGGAAGTCTACTGCCTGTGATATTGGTATCAACTGTTGCCAGACTACCATTCCTCCATATCTCACTATGATGAACGCTTCCATTCCATACCAAGGTGAAACTCGAAACCCCGACTGCGACGACTATGCGTTTCTGGTTGACAAGGATTGGTTTGAGAGATCATCTTCTGCTCATGCAGTCAAGAGTAGAAGGCACGTTCCTGTGGTGCTAGAATGGAATATAATCAACTCTACTTCTTCATTCGCATTATTTGGAAGCTACGTTACAGAGAATTTTGATccttattattataataattataattattataatgatACGGTTGCATCCTTCTGCAATATCTACACTTTGGATTCCAACAATCGCTCAACGCTTTCTTGTTACTGCCCATATGGCTTTGAAGGAAATCCCTATCTTCTTGAAACTTGTCAAG GTCTTGGTGCGGGTCTTGGACTGTTACTTTTGCTTGTCGGTGCTTGGTTGGGATACAGATTCCTAAAGAAACGCCATACCATGAAACGCAGGGAGATGTTCTTCAAGCGAAATGGTGGATTATTATTAGAGAAACAATTGTCGTCAGGTGAAGTTAATGTTGAGAAAATCAAGCTATTCAAATCAAAGGAGTTGGAGAAGTCCACTGACAATTTCAACACTGATAGAATTCTTGGCCAGGGAGGCCAAGGTACTGTTTACAAAGGCATGATGACTGATGGAAGAATTGTTGCTGtgaaaaaatctaaaataGTGGACGAAAGCCAACTTTCAGATTTCATCAATGAGGTTGTCATTCTTTCACAAATCAACCACAGAAATGTCGTTCAACTATTGGGTTGTTGTTTGGAGACGGAGGTTCCCATTTTGGTGTATGAATTTATACCTAACGGAAACCTTTCCCAGTATATCCATGAGCAGAATGAGGAGTTCCCACTTACATGGGAAGTTCGCTTACGAATTGCCTTGGAAGTTGCAGGAGCTCTTTCCTACTTACATGCTTCAGCTGCCTTTCCCATTTATCACAGAGACATCAAGTCTAGCAACATACTCTTGGACGCAAAATACAGAGCAAAAGTTGCTGACTTCGGAACTTCAAGATCAGTTGCCATTGACCAAACTCACCTCACCACACTTGTACACGGCACATTTGGTTACTTGGACCCCGAATACTTTCAATCAAGCCAATTTACGGAGAAAAGTGACGTGTATAGCTTTGGAGTTGTCCTTGTTGAGCTCTTGACAGGGCAAAAACCAATTTCTTTTAGAAGGTCACAAGAAGAAGGCAAAAGTCTTGCCACATACTTCATTACTTCGATGCAGTTAGATCGCCTGTTCGAAATTCTTGATGCTGAAGTTGTACAAGGAGGGTCTAAAGCAGATATCATATTAGTTGCTAACCTTGCAAGAAGATGTTTGAATTTGAGTGGAAGAAAGCGCCCTACAATGAGAGAGGTCACTGCAGAGCTGGAGGGGATTCAGATGTCAGAAAAAACTTCTAATGGTGGACAAAACTATGAAGAGGTTGAATATGTTAGGACTGACCCAACTGAGCCTTGGGATGTTGCTTCAAGTTCAACTGGAACAGGGCCAGGTTTGGATGGTGGTCCTTCTTCGTCATTACATGAAATTCCACTATTACCTTACAAGTCATGGTga
- the LOC117621875 gene encoding wall-associated receptor kinase-like 9 has translation MKSTNILLDAKYRAKVADFGTSRSVAIDQTHLTTLVHGTFGYLDPEYFQSSQFTEKSDVYSFGVVLVELLTGQKPISFRRSQEEGKSLATYFIISMQLDRLFEILDAQVVKGGSKADIITVANLARRCLNLSGRKRPTMREVTAELEGIQTSEKTSNGEQNYEEVEYVRTESIEPWDVVSSSTGTRPGLDGGPASSLHEVPLLPFTSR, from the coding sequence ATGAAGTCTACCAACATACTCTTGGATGCAAAATACAGAGCAAAAGTTGCTGACTTCGGAACTTCAAGATCAGTTGCCATTGACCAAACTCACCTCACCACACTTGTACACGGCACATTTGGTTACTTGGACCCCGAATACTTTCAATCAAGCCAATTTACAGAGAAAAGTGATGTGTATAGCTTTGGAGTTGTCCTTGTTGAGCTCTTGACAGGACAAAAACCAATTTCTTTTAGAAGGTCACAAGAAGAAGGCAAAAGTCTTGCCACATACTTCATCATTTCGATGCAGTTAGATCGCCTGTTTGAAATTCTTGATGCTCAAGTTGTAAAAGGAGGGTCTAAAGCAGATATCATCACAGTTGCTAACCTTGCAAGGAGGTGTTTGAATTTGAGTGGAAGGAAGCGCCCTACAATGAGAGAGGTCACGGCAGAACTTGAGGGGATTCAAACGTCagaaaaaacttcaaatggtGAACAAAATTATGAAGAAGTTGAATATGTTCGAACTGAATCAATTGAGCCTTGGGATGTCGTTTCAAGCTCAACAGGCACAAGGCCAGGTTTGGATGGTGGTCCTGCTTCATCATTACATGAAGTTCCACTATTACCTTTCACGTCACGCTga